A stretch of Cyanobacteria bacterium FACHB-DQ100 DNA encodes these proteins:
- a CDS encoding UPF0175 family protein: MQITIEIPDTLAHQLQINPEDLERKMLELCVIEAYRTARISSGKARELLGFETQLELDAFFKERSVDLNYDLSDLQQDLETLEALQQEENLAQT; encoded by the coding sequence ATGCAAATTACGATCGAAATCCCTGACACATTAGCCCATCAGCTACAAATCAACCCAGAGGATTTAGAGCGAAAAATGCTCGAACTGTGCGTGATTGAAGCCTATCGAACCGCACGAATTAGTTCAGGCAAAGCCAGAGAATTGCTCGGATTTGAGACTCAGCTTGAACTCGATGCGTTTTTCAAAGAACGATCGGTCGATCTCAACTATGATTTATCCGACTTACAACAAGATCTAGAGACGCTAGAAGCCCTTCAACAAGAAGAGAATTTAGCGCAGACATGA